One genomic region from Streptomyces sp. NBC_00582 encodes:
- a CDS encoding beta-ketoacyl synthase N-terminal-like domain-containing protein yields MTSSSPTAGATESTGRQVPVAIVGMSVLLPGAAGLDAYWRNLRDGVDAVGEVPQGRWDAEYYRPGSAAEPALADRVYARRGGFVDGLAEVEVTRFGIMPNSVAGTEPDQLIALHVASAALDDAGGADRLPDRGRVGVVLGRGGYLTPGLVRLDQRVRTAGQLVRTLGELLPDLSDAQLARVREAFTERLGPDSPESAIGLVPNFAASRVANRLDLRGPAYTVDAACASSLVAVDQAVGELASGRCDMMLAGGVHHCHDITLWSVFSQLRALSPSQRIRPFHREADGILIGEGTGVVVLKRLADAERDGDRIYAVIRGTGVASDGRAAGLVNPDPGGQAQAVRQAWRAAGLDPAAPGSLGLLEAHGTATPAGDSAELTTLAEVFGPGGEDRDAVLGSVKSMIGHTMPAAGVAGLVKAALAVHHATLLPTLHCDDPHPALARTRFRTLEKAAEWETGPGQPPRRAAVNAFGFGGINAHVVLEEAPGARAVARGAHTGGPAVTEVTEPEEVLLLAAASPAHLAALLDADDAAVRAAGLDAARPHPGAGPARLGIVDPTAKRLALARRAVGKGRAWHGRSDVWFRPAPLLGAGHGKLAFLFPGLEGDFTPRVDDVAAHFGLPVPELPRAETGDIGRHGLGVVAVGRLLDTALRRTGIVPDAVAGHSVGEWTAMAAGGLYAGDEVDAFMAGFDPDGVTVPGLAFGAIGASADRVLEALREEGRERAGLVLSHDNAPGQSMVCGPQPAVEDLVRAFRSRGVLSQVLPFRSGFHTPMLEPHLGPIREAAERFRLQAPHTPVWSGTTAAPFPEGEADIRELFVRHLLEPVRFRQLAQALYASGHRVFVQAGPGQLGSLVGDTLGAHDHLVVAANSPHRTGLAQLRRVATAVWTAGADVAPSLTRSRRTETSRPPVRLDLGGALVSLAPERLAELRADLRPRAGSGPSPLDAIARRSPLAAELSALMRETADTAAALLSEPAPRAPSHPAPRRTTVHVSPDTMPHLLDHCFFPQRPGWPDVADRWPVVPATTIVRHLMDAAAEAAPGTLPVAVHGARFEEWLTATPPVDVPVTATPRGPDRVAVSFGPRARATVELAARYPSPPPAPWPVGSASERVPEHTAAQLYDERWMFHGPAFQGVSELTAIGERHVRGIITTPPAPGALLDNVGQILGYWIMATRTERTVVFPVGMREMRFHGPDPAPGTEVGCLVRITSLTETVLEADVQLTVDGTVWAELYGWQDRRFDNDPKTRPVERFPERNTLSEVRPGGWTLLHERWPDLASRELIMRNSLGGQERAEYAAHAPRGRRQWLLGRIAVKDAVRQWLWDHGEGPVFPAELRVHNDPSGRPRVTGVHGRTLPPLDVSLAHCAEAGVAIVRPHGPGPGPGIDVEEVTDRTPQTLDAALGQDELRLLRSLASATGDSEALWFTRFWAAKEAVAKAEGTGFGGRPRDFTVLDATPGGDRLTVSGRRERPYAVHCAPAANPPTLPARRYVVAWTTGPAPAPTAPNRPKEYDR; encoded by the coding sequence GTGACGTCATCCTCCCCGACGGCCGGTGCGACGGAGTCGACGGGCCGTCAGGTTCCGGTCGCCATCGTCGGGATGTCGGTGCTGCTGCCGGGCGCCGCCGGTCTGGACGCGTACTGGCGCAATCTCCGGGACGGTGTGGACGCCGTCGGCGAGGTGCCGCAGGGGCGCTGGGACGCGGAGTACTACCGGCCGGGCAGCGCGGCCGAACCGGCGCTCGCGGACCGGGTCTACGCCCGCAGGGGCGGGTTCGTGGACGGGCTCGCGGAGGTGGAGGTCACCCGGTTCGGGATCATGCCGAACTCGGTGGCCGGCACCGAGCCCGACCAGCTCATCGCCCTGCACGTGGCGTCCGCCGCCCTCGACGACGCGGGCGGCGCCGACCGCCTCCCCGACCGAGGGCGCGTCGGCGTCGTCCTCGGCCGGGGCGGCTACCTCACCCCCGGACTGGTCCGGCTCGACCAGCGGGTGCGGACGGCGGGCCAGCTCGTGCGCACGCTGGGCGAGCTGCTGCCCGACCTGTCCGACGCCCAACTCGCGCGTGTGCGTGAGGCGTTCACCGAACGTCTGGGGCCGGACAGCCCCGAGTCCGCGATCGGTCTCGTGCCCAACTTCGCGGCCTCCCGGGTCGCCAACCGGCTCGATCTGCGCGGTCCGGCCTACACGGTGGACGCCGCCTGCGCCTCCTCGCTGGTCGCCGTCGACCAGGCGGTCGGTGAACTGGCCTCCGGGCGGTGCGACATGATGCTGGCCGGGGGCGTCCATCACTGCCACGACATCACCCTGTGGAGCGTGTTCTCCCAACTGCGCGCCCTCTCCCCCAGCCAGCGCATCCGTCCCTTCCACCGGGAGGCGGACGGCATCCTGATCGGGGAGGGCACCGGGGTCGTCGTCCTGAAGCGGCTGGCGGACGCCGAGCGGGACGGCGACCGGATCTACGCCGTGATCCGGGGCACCGGGGTGGCGAGCGACGGCCGGGCGGCCGGACTGGTCAATCCCGATCCCGGCGGCCAGGCCCAGGCCGTGCGGCAGGCGTGGCGGGCCGCCGGGCTCGACCCCGCGGCGCCCGGCTCGCTCGGTCTGCTGGAGGCGCACGGGACGGCGACGCCGGCCGGTGACAGCGCCGAACTCACCACGCTGGCGGAGGTGTTCGGGCCGGGTGGCGAGGACCGGGACGCGGTGCTGGGCTCGGTGAAGTCGATGATCGGGCACACCATGCCCGCCGCCGGTGTCGCCGGTCTGGTGAAGGCCGCGCTCGCCGTCCACCACGCGACCCTGCTGCCCACACTGCACTGCGACGACCCGCATCCGGCCCTGGCCCGCACCCGGTTCCGCACCCTGGAGAAGGCGGCGGAATGGGAGACCGGGCCGGGACAGCCGCCGCGCAGGGCCGCCGTCAACGCGTTCGGGTTCGGCGGGATCAACGCACATGTGGTGCTGGAGGAGGCGCCGGGGGCGCGGGCCGTCGCCCGGGGGGCACACACGGGTGGGCCCGCGGTCACGGAGGTGACCGAGCCGGAGGAGGTGCTGCTGCTCGCCGCCGCGTCACCGGCGCACCTCGCCGCCCTGCTCGACGCCGACGACGCCGCCGTACGGGCCGCCGGACTCGATGCCGCTCGCCCGCACCCGGGAGCGGGCCCGGCACGGCTCGGGATCGTCGACCCGACGGCGAAGCGGCTCGCGCTGGCCCGGCGCGCGGTCGGCAAGGGGCGCGCCTGGCACGGCCGCAGTGACGTCTGGTTCCGGCCGGCCCCTCTGCTGGGCGCCGGACACGGAAAGCTGGCGTTCCTCTTCCCCGGCCTGGAGGGCGACTTCACCCCCCGGGTCGACGACGTCGCCGCCCACTTCGGCCTGCCCGTCCCCGAACTCCCCCGGGCGGAGACCGGGGACATCGGCCGGCACGGCCTCGGTGTCGTCGCCGTGGGCCGGCTGCTCGACACCGCGCTGCGCCGCACCGGGATCGTGCCGGACGCGGTCGCCGGGCACAGTGTGGGCGAGTGGACGGCGATGGCGGCGGGCGGGCTCTACGCGGGGGACGAGGTCGACGCCTTCATGGCCGGCTTCGACCCCGACGGGGTGACGGTCCCCGGGCTCGCCTTCGGTGCGATCGGAGCGTCCGCCGACCGGGTGCTGGAGGCCCTGCGCGAGGAGGGCCGGGAGCGGGCGGGACTCGTCCTCTCCCACGACAACGCGCCCGGCCAGTCGATGGTGTGCGGCCCGCAGCCGGCGGTGGAGGACCTCGTCCGGGCGTTCCGCTCCCGGGGGGTGCTCAGCCAGGTGCTGCCGTTCCGGTCGGGCTTCCACACACCGATGCTGGAGCCCCACCTCGGCCCGATCAGGGAGGCCGCCGAGCGGTTCCGGCTGCAGGCGCCGCACACGCCGGTCTGGTCGGGGACGACCGCCGCGCCCTTTCCCGAAGGGGAGGCGGACATACGGGAGTTGTTCGTACGGCATCTGCTGGAGCCGGTCCGTTTCCGGCAGTTGGCGCAGGCCCTGTACGCGTCCGGTCACAGGGTGTTCGTGCAGGCGGGGCCGGGACAGCTCGGCTCCCTCGTCGGCGACACCCTCGGCGCACACGACCACCTGGTCGTCGCCGCCAACTCGCCGCACCGCACGGGCCTGGCCCAGCTCCGCCGGGTGGCCACGGCGGTGTGGACGGCGGGGGCCGACGTGGCCCCGTCCCTGACGCGATCCCGGCGGACGGAGACATCACGGCCGCCGGTGCGGCTGGACCTGGGCGGCGCGCTCGTCTCCCTCGCTCCGGAGAGGCTCGCCGAACTCCGCGCGGACCTGCGCCCACGCGCCGGCAGCGGCCCCTCGCCGCTGGACGCGATCGCCCGACGCTCCCCGCTGGCCGCCGAGTTGAGCGCGCTGATGCGCGAGACCGCGGACACCGCGGCGGCCCTGCTGAGCGAGCCCGCGCCCCGGGCTCCGTCACACCCGGCCCCCCGCCGCACCACCGTCCATGTCTCCCCCGACACCATGCCCCACCTCCTCGACCACTGCTTCTTCCCGCAGCGCCCCGGCTGGCCGGACGTGGCCGACCGGTGGCCGGTGGTGCCGGCGACGACGATCGTGCGGCACCTCATGGACGCGGCGGCCGAGGCCGCCCCCGGCACCCTCCCCGTGGCCGTGCACGGCGCACGGTTCGAGGAGTGGCTCACCGCCACCCCGCCGGTCGACGTACCGGTGACCGCGACCCCGCGGGGCCCGGACCGCGTGGCGGTGTCCTTCGGCCCCCGCGCCCGCGCCACGGTAGAGCTGGCCGCCCGCTACCCGTCCCCGCCCCCGGCCCCCTGGCCCGTCGGCAGCGCCTCCGAACGCGTTCCGGAACACACCGCCGCCCAGCTCTACGACGAGCGCTGGATGTTCCACGGCCCCGCGTTCCAGGGCGTCAGCGAGCTCACCGCGATCGGCGAGCGCCATGTCCGCGGGATCATCACCACTCCGCCCGCGCCCGGCGCGCTGCTGGACAACGTCGGCCAGATCCTCGGCTACTGGATCATGGCGACGCGGACCGAGCGGACCGTGGTGTTCCCGGTCGGCATGCGGGAGATGCGGTTCCACGGACCGGATCCGGCGCCCGGCACAGAGGTGGGGTGTCTGGTCCGGATCACCTCGCTCACCGAGACCGTCCTGGAGGCGGACGTCCAGCTCACCGTCGACGGCACGGTGTGGGCCGAGCTGTACGGCTGGCAGGACCGCCGGTTCGACAACGACCCGAAGACGCGTCCCGTCGAGCGCTTCCCGGAGCGCAACACCCTGTCCGAGGTACGGCCGGGTGGCTGGACGCTGCTGCACGAGCGGTGGCCGGACCTCGCCTCGCGTGAGCTGATCATGCGCAACTCCCTCGGGGGGCAGGAGCGTGCTGAGTACGCCGCCCACGCCCCGCGCGGGCGCCGCCAATGGCTGCTCGGCCGGATCGCCGTCAAGGACGCCGTACGGCAATGGCTGTGGGACCACGGCGAAGGACCGGTCTTCCCCGCCGAACTCCGGGTGCACAACGACCCGTCGGGCCGCCCCCGCGTCACGGGCGTCCACGGGCGCACCCTGCCCCCGCTGGACGTCTCCCTGGCCCACTGCGCGGAGGCCGGTGTGGCGATCGTCCGGCCGCACGGCCCGGGACCGGGCCCCGGCATCGACGTGGAAGAGGTCACCGACCGCACCCCGCAGACCCTCGACGCCGCACTGGGCCAGGATGAACTCAGGCTGCTGAGAAGCCTGGCGTCGGCCACCGGGGACTCCGAGGCGCTGTGGTTCACCCGCTTCTGGGCGGCGAAGGAGGCCGTCGCGAAGGCGGAGGGCACCGGATTCGGCGGTCGGCCCCGGGACTTCACCGTGCTGGACGCCACCCCCGGCGGCGACCGGCTGACCGTATCCGGCCGGCGGGAGCGCCCCTACGCCGTGCACTGCGCGCCGGCCGCCAACCCGCCCACCCTGCCCGCCCGGCGCTATGTCGTCGCCTGGACCACGGGCCCCGCCCCGGCGCCCACGGCACCGAACCGACCGAAGGAGTACGACCGATGA
- a CDS encoding acyl carrier protein has product MTPVTADEESVLADLTGMLARLLEDEYGLDDVEIGMQTTFNRDLELESIDLVTLAGLLQERYGERVNFAEFLAGMEFDEIIELTVGRLVEYVVTSLKAAGAS; this is encoded by the coding sequence ATGACCCCCGTCACCGCGGACGAGGAGAGCGTCCTCGCCGACCTCACCGGGATGCTCGCGCGGCTCCTGGAGGACGAGTACGGCCTCGACGACGTCGAGATCGGCATGCAGACCACGTTCAACCGCGACCTGGAGCTGGAGAGCATCGACCTGGTGACGCTGGCGGGACTGCTCCAGGAGCGGTACGGCGAGCGGGTCAACTTCGCCGAGTTCCTGGCCGGGATGGAGTTCGACGAGATCATCGAGCTGACCGTCGGGCGGCTCGTCGAGTACGTGGTGACCAGTCTGAAGGCGGCGGGGGCGAGCTGA
- a CDS encoding alpha/beta fold hydrolase, producing the protein MAMVDTGAVRLHVQRLGPGGGRPATATVVLVHGLLTDSLASHYFTVAPAFAAAGLDVVMYDLRGHGRSERPAEGYTLDHNIDDLEALLDRLGVTGPVHLVGNSYGGTIAFGYAARHPERAGSVCLIESEPATHAWARKLERILGWVVERLAHHEPEALAWVTAHRGQHTARLAKGAARLVRETTLSRDIPASRVLAEERIAAVRCPVLALYGGDSDLAEQADWLRGVLPDCRTVIVPGHEHSLLVEASGTVGGHVLSLVEETLAAAAR; encoded by the coding sequence ATGGCGATGGTCGACACCGGCGCCGTCCGGTTGCACGTCCAGCGGCTCGGCCCCGGCGGGGGCCGCCCGGCCACCGCCACCGTCGTCCTGGTGCACGGTCTGCTCACCGACAGCCTGGCCAGCCACTACTTCACCGTGGCCCCCGCGTTCGCGGCCGCCGGCCTCGACGTCGTCATGTACGACCTGCGCGGGCACGGCCGCAGTGAACGCCCCGCCGAGGGCTACACCCTGGACCACAACATCGACGACCTGGAGGCGCTGCTCGACCGGCTGGGGGTGACCGGGCCGGTGCATCTGGTCGGCAACTCCTACGGCGGCACGATCGCGTTCGGCTACGCGGCCCGGCATCCGGAGCGGGCGGGCAGTGTCTGTCTCATCGAGTCCGAACCGGCCACCCACGCCTGGGCGCGGAAGCTGGAGCGCATCCTGGGCTGGGTCGTGGAACGGCTCGCGCACCACGAGCCGGAGGCCCTCGCCTGGGTCACGGCCCACCGGGGGCAGCACACGGCCCGGCTGGCCAAGGGCGCGGCCCGGCTCGTCCGGGAGACCACCCTCAGCCGGGACATCCCGGCCAGCCGGGTGCTCGCGGAGGAGCGGATCGCGGCGGTGCGCTGCCCGGTGCTGGCGCTCTACGGGGGCGACTCCGACCTGGCCGAGCAGGCGGACTGGCTCCGAGGGGTGCTGCCGGACTGCCGGACCGTGATCGTGCCGGGTCATGAGCACTCGCTCCTGGTGGAGGCGTCGGGGACGGTGGGCGGGCATGTGCTGTCGCTGGTGGAGGAGACCCTCGCGGCGGCGGCGCGGTGA
- a CDS encoding glycosyltransferase — translation MSRFLFVVPPLVGHVNPTVGVAAELVARGQRVAWVCPDPELVERLAGAGAPVFGCGGAVRGERPAELRGPEALRFLWEWYLLPLAEAMAPGVRAAAEEFRPDVVVADQQAFAGAFTAERLGLPWATSATTSAEFTDPLAGLPKVREWVDERLAGLRASLGDPSRTADPRFSPYLVLAFSAAELAGAAEGVRWVGPSITARPEAPGFPWEWLDPGRATVLVSLGTANTDAGGRFLDVCRTALWERADRVQALIVDPGGTLGASGADKDVLVVPSVPQLALLERGVDAVVCHAGHNTVCEALWHGVPLVVAPIRDDQPVVAGQVVEAGAGVRVRFGRVAAPGLGAALDAVLHEPGYRAAAERIGAALRAAGGAPAAADHLQELARESG, via the coding sequence GTGAGCCGTTTCCTGTTCGTCGTGCCGCCGCTGGTCGGGCATGTCAATCCGACCGTGGGCGTCGCCGCCGAGCTGGTCGCGCGGGGGCAACGGGTGGCGTGGGTGTGTCCCGATCCGGAGCTGGTGGAGCGGCTCGCGGGGGCCGGGGCGCCGGTGTTCGGGTGCGGCGGTGCCGTCCGGGGTGAGCGGCCCGCCGAGCTGCGGGGCCCCGAGGCGCTGAGGTTCCTGTGGGAGTGGTATCTCCTGCCGCTCGCCGAGGCGATGGCGCCGGGTGTGCGGGCGGCCGCGGAGGAGTTCCGGCCGGATGTCGTGGTCGCCGACCAGCAGGCCTTCGCGGGGGCGTTCACCGCCGAGCGGCTGGGGCTGCCGTGGGCGACCTCGGCGACGACCTCGGCCGAGTTCACCGATCCGCTGGCCGGGCTGCCCAAGGTACGGGAGTGGGTCGACGAGCGGCTGGCCGGGCTGCGCGCCTCGCTCGGGGATCCCTCGCGGACGGCCGACCCGCGCTTCTCCCCGTATCTCGTTCTGGCCTTCAGCGCCGCGGAGTTGGCGGGAGCGGCCGAGGGAGTCCGCTGGGTCGGTCCCTCGATCACCGCCCGCCCCGAGGCGCCCGGCTTCCCCTGGGAGTGGCTCGACCCCGGCCGGGCCACCGTCCTGGTGAGTCTCGGCACCGCCAACACCGATGCGGGCGGGCGTTTCCTCGACGTGTGCCGCACGGCGCTGTGGGAACGGGCCGACCGGGTGCAGGCGTTGATCGTCGACCCGGGCGGGACGCTCGGCGCGTCCGGTGCCGACAAGGACGTGCTGGTCGTGCCGTCGGTGCCGCAACTCGCCCTGCTGGAGCGGGGGGTGGACGCGGTGGTGTGTCACGCCGGGCACAACACCGTGTGCGAGGCGCTGTGGCACGGCGTTCCGCTGGTCGTCGCCCCGATCCGGGACGACCAGCCCGTGGTGGCCGGACAGGTCGTCGAGGCGGGGGCCGGGGTGCGGGTGCGCTTCGGCCGGGTCGCGGCGCCGGGGCTGGGCGCCGCCCTGGACGCCGTCCTGCACGAGCCCGGGTACCGGGCGGCCGCCGAGCGGATCGGCGCGGCGCTGCGTGCCGCGGGCGGCGCACCGGCCGCCGCGGACCATCTTCAGGAGCTGGCGAGGGAGTCCGGATGA
- a CDS encoding class I SAM-dependent methyltransferase, producing MTDETRPGERIAALRPAYQADLAAGVERFLEPRRTSCPWCGSGDLTTRLRTTDLLQHKPGRFVLDRCEGCGHVFQNPRLSPEGLEFYYRDFYDGLGEKKLGETFGARTKAYRDRAEAMLPYDEAPKAWLDVGTGHGHFCAAARAVLPDTVFDGLDFTDGVELAEREGRVARGHRGSFPDLAPELAARYDVVSMFHYLEHSADPDRELRAAREAVRPGGHLLIEVPDPESRYARLLGRWWLPWLQPQHLHFVPVANLRNRLTELGFSVVAEQHAEPHDPVDLLAAVWLALDHAAPREDAPWLPEPPGALRRALRAALLIAGVPALIAGTLLDRFAVRPLAHRLGVSNAYRIVARRD from the coding sequence ATGACCGACGAGACCCGGCCGGGCGAGCGGATCGCCGCGCTGCGCCCCGCCTACCAGGCCGACCTCGCCGCCGGTGTGGAGCGGTTCCTGGAACCCCGGCGCACGAGCTGCCCGTGGTGCGGCTCCGGGGACCTCACCACCCGGCTGCGCACCACCGATCTGCTCCAGCACAAGCCGGGCCGGTTCGTCCTGGACCGCTGCGAGGGCTGCGGGCATGTCTTCCAGAACCCGCGGCTGAGCCCGGAGGGGCTGGAGTTCTACTACCGGGACTTCTACGACGGCCTGGGCGAGAAGAAGCTCGGGGAGACGTTCGGGGCGCGGACGAAGGCGTACCGCGACCGGGCCGAGGCGATGCTGCCGTACGACGAGGCGCCGAAGGCCTGGCTCGACGTGGGGACCGGGCACGGGCACTTCTGCGCGGCGGCGCGGGCGGTGCTGCCGGACACGGTGTTCGACGGGCTGGACTTCACCGACGGTGTCGAACTCGCGGAGCGGGAGGGCCGGGTGGCGCGCGGCCACCGCGGCAGCTTCCCCGACCTCGCGCCCGAACTCGCCGCCCGCTACGACGTGGTCAGCATGTTCCACTACCTGGAGCACAGCGCCGACCCCGACCGCGAACTGCGGGCCGCGCGGGAGGCGGTGCGGCCGGGCGGGCATCTGCTGATCGAGGTCCCCGACCCCGAGAGCCGCTACGCCCGGCTGCTCGGCCGCTGGTGGCTGCCCTGGCTCCAGCCGCAGCATCTGCACTTCGTACCGGTGGCCAATCTGCGCAACCGGCTCACCGAACTGGGCTTCTCGGTGGTCGCGGAGCAGCACGCCGAGCCGCACGACCCGGTCGATCTGCTGGCCGCCGTATGGCTGGCGCTGGACCACGCGGCACCGCGCGAGGACGCGCCGTGGCTGCCAGAACCGCCGGGCGCGCTGCGCCGCGCGCTGCGGGCGGCCCTGCTGATCGCGGGTGTTCCCGCGCTGATCGCGGGCACGCTCCTCGACCGGTTCGCCGTCCGGCCGCTGGCGCACCGGCTGGGTGTGTCCAACGCGTACAGGATCGTGGCCAGACGCGACTGA
- a CDS encoding alpha/beta hydrolase fold domain-containing protein, giving the protein MSFLARPAVATRAAKTMQGLTRLASRRSGGPGSMAAWRARFPEYPRDARETTVPTSVAPAPVTVYLPPGGTATRPPVHVNFHGGGYVVSMPAIDDALCRFLAVEAGVVVVNVQYVVAPQYPFPAPPTQAYDVVRWAAGHGTEHGWDGARLTVGGQSAGGGLAAAVARQALERGGPAIALQVLHYPPLDLATAARDKRAAVARPLLRPWMADVFDTSYVPDRRERADRLVSPAHPSDTTDLRGIAPAVVITAEHDLLRAEAVRYAERLRAAGALAEHHEVAGADHGYDTTDDEKARHSYSLMARPLRRATAPDAS; this is encoded by the coding sequence ATGTCCTTCCTGGCCAGACCCGCGGTGGCGACCCGTGCCGCGAAGACCATGCAGGGCCTCACCAGGCTGGCGAGCCGCCGGTCCGGCGGCCCCGGTTCCATGGCCGCCTGGCGGGCCCGGTTCCCCGAGTACCCGAGGGACGCGAGGGAAACGACCGTGCCGACGTCGGTGGCCCCGGCGCCGGTCACGGTGTACCTGCCGCCGGGCGGGACCGCCACCCGGCCGCCCGTCCACGTCAACTTCCACGGCGGCGGCTATGTCGTGTCGATGCCGGCGATCGACGACGCGCTGTGCCGGTTCCTCGCCGTGGAGGCGGGCGTGGTCGTGGTCAACGTGCAGTACGTGGTCGCGCCGCAGTATCCGTTCCCGGCACCGCCCACCCAGGCGTACGACGTCGTGCGCTGGGCGGCCGGACACGGTACGGAGCACGGCTGGGACGGCGCGCGGCTCACCGTGGGCGGCCAGAGCGCGGGCGGCGGGCTCGCGGCGGCCGTGGCCCGCCAGGCGCTGGAGCGGGGCGGACCGGCGATCGCGCTGCAGGTGCTGCACTATCCGCCGCTGGACCTCGCCACCGCCGCCCGGGACAAGAGGGCAGCCGTCGCCAGACCACTGCTGCGGCCCTGGATGGCGGACGTCTTCGACACGTCGTACGTGCCCGACCGGCGCGAGCGCGCCGACCGGCTCGTCTCCCCGGCGCACCCCTCGGACACCACCGATCTCCGCGGGATCGCGCCGGCCGTGGTGATCACGGCCGAGCACGACCTGCTGCGCGCCGAGGCGGTCCGCTACGCCGAGCGGCTGCGCGCGGCGGGTGCCCTCGCCGAGCACCACGAGGTCGCCGGCGCCGACCACGGCTACGACACCACCGACGACGAGAAGGCGCGCCACAGCTACTCCCTGATGGCCCGTCCCCTCCGACGGGCCACCGCGCCCGACGCCTCCTGA
- a CDS encoding alpha/beta fold hydrolase has protein sequence MGERWEVRRGGPADAAHRVLMIPGGLCTTEFCADVMAEPAVAGLGTVAVTLPGFGRTEPPEDVSMEHYARLMADFAAETGCETVVGHSLGANVAIEMAALGLFRGPLVLLSPSFSRGDEAKSLAVLNAVGRVPGLGAMVWAGMLGLLPRAMKRELPPRRAEALTAVMADNDPAACRRILRDYYDYLGRYPTLVPRLCGAGVPAWVVRGDHDEIGLTDEERAGLEVCPHVRLVTVPDAGHAVLVEQPAAVAEVIVEAVKAGVR, from the coding sequence ATGGGTGAGCGTTGGGAGGTCCGCCGCGGGGGACCGGCGGACGCCGCGCACCGGGTGCTGATGATCCCGGGCGGACTGTGCACGACCGAGTTCTGCGCGGACGTCATGGCCGAGCCCGCGGTGGCCGGCCTCGGCACGGTCGCGGTGACCCTGCCGGGCTTCGGCCGCACCGAGCCGCCCGAGGACGTGTCCATGGAGCACTACGCCCGGCTGATGGCGGACTTCGCCGCCGAGACGGGCTGCGAGACCGTCGTGGGACACAGCCTGGGCGCCAACGTGGCGATCGAGATGGCGGCCCTCGGCCTGTTCCGCGGCCCGCTCGTCCTGCTGTCACCGAGCTTCTCGCGCGGGGACGAGGCGAAGTCCCTGGCGGTGCTGAACGCCGTGGGCCGGGTGCCGGGGCTCGGCGCGATGGTCTGGGCCGGCATGCTGGGGCTGCTGCCCCGGGCGATGAAACGCGAACTGCCGCCGCGGCGCGCGGAGGCGCTCACCGCGGTGATGGCGGACAACGACCCGGCGGCCTGCCGCCGGATCCTGCGGGACTACTACGACTACCTCGGCCGGTATCCGACCCTGGTGCCGAGACTGTGCGGGGCCGGGGTCCCGGCCTGGGTGGTACGCGGCGACCACGACGAGATCGGCCTGACGGACGAGGAACGGGCCGGCCTGGAGGTCTGCCCGCACGTCCGGTTGGTGACCGTCCCCGACGCGGGACACGCGGTCCTGGTCGAACAGCCCGCGGCGGTCGCCGAGGTGATCGTGGAGGCGGTGAAGGCGGGGGTGCGCTGA